A single window of Sulfuricaulis sp. DNA harbors:
- a CDS encoding SulP family inorganic anion transporter — MIHKLRLPFSLQRFLPFLAWIGEIRNSQVLRADLIAGITVALVLVPQSMAYAQLAGLPAYYGLYAAFLPPMVAALFGSSRQLATGPVAVVSLLTAAALQPIAASGSPGYVAYAITLSLFVGLFQLGLGLLRLGVVVNFLSHPVIIGFTNAAAIIIATSQLDKIFGVRVESAEHHYETVWNTIVAAGHQMHWPTFFIASGAFAIMIVLRRIDPRIPNVLIAVAVSTTLSWIIRFEHIETADIAQFENKSVQLVVRDEIALTREIPELDKEILDAETQYRQTLSRFGTDNSRTLLAQHAYDTLKLKRERRIKSVKTDIEEIKKIRFDHVPGPGDALGRFYLHGHAPPGAVVDGRLWRIRSVDGEKLVMNGGGNVVGSIPSGLPSLALPKLDFGAMLQLLSAAITISLIGFMEAISIAKAMATKTRQKLDANQELIGQGLANMAGSLALSYPTSGSFSRSAVNINAGAVTGFSSVVTSIIVIITLLWLTPLLYHLPQATLAAVIMMAVVGLINVKAIQHAWKAQRQDGVVAVVTFMLTLAFAPHLDKGILIGAGLALMLYLYRTMQPRVAVLARHPDGTLRDAEMFGLDTCKNITMIRFDGSLYFANTGYFEDKIQERVATKPELKYVIVLADGINQVDATGEEMLSHMSERLQAGGIEILFAGAKKQVLDVFQRTGLYQHLGAERFFRTEEQALDHVWKKLGNNHEVDCPLNIVCPVAPAK; from the coding sequence ATGATCCATAAATTGCGACTCCCGTTCAGTTTGCAACGATTCCTGCCGTTCCTGGCCTGGATCGGCGAGATCCGCAACAGCCAAGTGCTGCGTGCCGACCTGATTGCCGGAATCACCGTAGCGCTGGTTCTTGTCCCGCAATCCATGGCGTACGCGCAGCTCGCCGGGCTGCCGGCCTATTACGGGCTCTATGCGGCGTTCTTGCCGCCCATGGTCGCCGCGCTGTTCGGTTCCTCGCGCCAGCTCGCCACCGGCCCGGTCGCCGTGGTGTCGCTGCTCACGGCCGCGGCGCTGCAACCGATCGCGGCAAGCGGCAGCCCGGGCTACGTGGCTTATGCCATCACCCTGTCGCTGTTCGTCGGCCTGTTTCAGCTCGGCCTGGGACTGCTGCGGCTCGGCGTGGTGGTGAATTTCCTTTCGCACCCCGTGATCATCGGCTTCACCAATGCCGCCGCGATCATTATCGCCACTTCGCAGCTCGACAAGATATTCGGCGTGCGCGTTGAAAGCGCCGAACATCATTACGAAACCGTGTGGAATACGATAGTAGCCGCCGGCCATCAGATGCACTGGCCGACATTCTTCATCGCTTCGGGCGCGTTCGCCATCATGATTGTTTTGCGGCGGATCGACCCGCGCATTCCCAACGTGCTCATCGCCGTCGCCGTCAGCACGACACTCTCCTGGATCATCCGCTTTGAGCACATCGAGACGGCCGATATCGCCCAGTTCGAAAACAAGTCGGTGCAGCTGGTGGTGCGCGACGAAATCGCGCTCACGCGCGAGATTCCGGAGCTCGACAAGGAGATACTCGACGCGGAGACGCAGTATCGTCAAACGCTCTCCCGGTTCGGCACCGACAACTCACGCACCCTGCTCGCCCAGCACGCCTACGACACGCTGAAGCTCAAGCGCGAGCGACGCATCAAGAGCGTCAAAACCGATATCGAAGAAATCAAGAAAATCCGTTTCGATCACGTGCCGGGTCCAGGGGACGCACTGGGCCGGTTCTACCTGCATGGACACGCGCCGCCGGGCGCCGTGGTCGACGGACGGCTGTGGCGCATCCGCAGCGTTGACGGGGAAAAGCTGGTCATGAACGGCGGCGGCAACGTGGTCGGTAGCATTCCCAGCGGCCTGCCGTCGCTGGCGCTGCCGAAGCTCGACTTCGGCGCCATGTTGCAGCTGCTCTCAGCGGCGATCACCATTTCGCTCATCGGCTTCATGGAGGCAATTTCGATCGCCAAGGCCATGGCCACCAAGACGCGCCAGAAACTGGACGCCAACCAGGAACTGATCGGTCAGGGGCTGGCCAATATGGCCGGCAGCCTTGCGCTGAGTTATCCCACTTCCGGTTCATTCTCGCGCTCCGCAGTCAACATCAACGCCGGCGCCGTAACCGGGTTTTCCTCGGTGGTTACCAGCATCATTGTCATCATCACCCTGCTGTGGCTGACACCGCTGCTGTACCATCTGCCACAGGCGACCCTGGCGGCGGTCATCATGATGGCGGTGGTTGGCCTGATTAACGTCAAGGCTATTCAACATGCCTGGAAGGCGCAACGTCAGGATGGCGTCGTTGCCGTAGTCACGTTCATGCTGACACTGGCGTTCGCACCGCACCTGGACAAAGGCATACTGATTGGCGCCGGCCTCGCCCTGATGCTCTATCTTTACCGCACCATGCAGCCGCGCGTGGCGGTGCTGGCGCGCCACCCGGATGGGACCCTGCGCGACGCGGAGATGTTCGGCCTCGACACCTGCAAGAACATCACCATGATCCGCTTCGACGGTTCGCTCTATTTCGCCAACACCGGCTATTTCGAGGACAAGATCCAGGAGCGCGTTGCCACCAAGCCCGAACTCAAATACGTGATCGTGCTGGCTGACGGCATCAATCAGGTAGATGCCACCGGCGAGGAAATGCTTTCGCATATGAGCGAGCGGCTGCAAGCCGGAGGCATCGAGATCTTGTTCGCTGGCGCGAAAAAACAGGTGCTGGACGTATTCCAGCGCACCGGTCTGTATCAACATCTCGGCGCCGAGCGCTTCTTCCGCACGGAAGAGCAGGCGCTGGATCATGTCTGGAAAAAACTCGGCAACAATCACGAAGTGGATTGTCCGCTCAATATCGTGTGTCCGGTCGCGCCAGCGAAGTAG
- a CDS encoding HlyC/CorC family transporter: protein MGDISTGILIGALVFLVFLSAFFSAAEIAMVSLNRHRLRHLATSGHRGAQIAQRLLSRPDRLIGVILLGSNTVNALFSALTTVTVIHLWGEEESSIAIATVIITLVILIFTDLAPKTLAALHPERIAFPSAFVLRPMLWLIYPVVWVINGMANGLLRLIGVRVQARSADQVSPEELRAIIMEAGVLIPESHQDMLLAILDLEKITVDDVMVPRGKIEGVNLDVEWDDIVSQLTGSRYTRLPVYRGSLDNVSGMIHVRRVLNLMREGKLDKESLEQAVVEPYFIPSGTTLTTQLLNFRQVKRRVGLVVDEYGDIQGLVTLDEILEEIVGDFTAHAMGRIEDVHPQSDGSYLIRGTVSLRDLNRQLDWKLPTDDSRTLNGLIVEYLEDIPEPGTSLMIHGFQVEILRTRGTAIEIARVRPAANLTAETPSAPE from the coding sequence TTGGGTGACATTTCCACCGGCATTCTGATCGGTGCGCTAGTTTTCCTGGTGTTCCTCTCCGCCTTCTTCTCGGCTGCCGAGATCGCGATGGTGAGCCTCAACCGCCACCGGCTGCGGCATCTTGCCACCTCTGGCCACCGTGGCGCGCAGATCGCCCAGCGCCTGCTGTCCCGTCCCGATCGCTTGATCGGCGTGATTCTCCTTGGCAGCAATACAGTCAATGCACTGTTCTCGGCGCTCACCACCGTCACCGTCATTCATCTGTGGGGCGAGGAAGAAAGCTCGATCGCTATCGCGACCGTTATCATCACGCTGGTCATCCTGATATTCACTGACCTCGCGCCGAAAACACTCGCCGCTCTGCATCCGGAACGCATCGCCTTCCCCAGCGCCTTCGTGTTGCGGCCGATGCTGTGGCTCATCTACCCGGTGGTGTGGGTTATCAACGGCATGGCCAACGGTCTGTTGCGGCTCATCGGCGTGCGCGTGCAGGCCCGTTCCGCCGACCAAGTGAGCCCGGAGGAATTGCGCGCCATCATCATGGAAGCCGGCGTGCTGATACCGGAATCGCATCAGGACATGCTGCTGGCAATCCTCGACCTGGAAAAGATCACTGTCGACGATGTGATGGTGCCGCGTGGAAAAATCGAAGGCGTCAATCTCGACGTCGAATGGGACGATATCGTGTCCCAGCTTACCGGCAGCCGCTACACCCGGCTACCGGTTTACCGCGGCAGCCTCGACAACGTCAGCGGCATGATCCACGTGCGTCGTGTGCTGAACCTGATGCGCGAGGGCAAGCTCGACAAAGAGTCGCTGGAACAGGCCGTCGTTGAGCCCTATTTCATTCCATCGGGCACGACGCTGACGACGCAGCTGCTGAACTTCCGGCAGGTTAAACGCCGCGTCGGTCTCGTGGTGGACGAATACGGCGACATCCAGGGGCTGGTCACGCTGGATGAAATCCTCGAGGAGATCGTCGGTGATTTCACCGCCCACGCCATGGGCAGGATCGAGGACGTCCACCCCCAGAGCGACGGCAGCTACCTTATTCGCGGCACGGTGAGCCTGCGCGACCTGAACCGCCAGCTCGACTGGAAACTGCCCACCGACGACTCCCGCACCCTCAATGGGCTGATCGTGGAATACCTGGAAGATATCCCCGAGCCCGGGACCAGCCTGATGATCCACGGCTTCCAGGTGGAAATCCTGCGCACCCGCGGCACTGCCATCGAGATCGCACGCGTGCGACCGGCTGCAAATCTCACGGCCGAAACCCCCTCCGCACCTGAATGA
- the hyfB gene encoding hydrogenase 4 subunit B: MSPLTLAYLALISALASGIIALGADRYPALLRYGSSILLGLCGLLAVITGLWAMIDEAPTKDLLALGLPWLKWHLRLDALSGFFFGVVGILVFAVSLFAPGYLREYTHRKNQNALSVLGLFTGLFILGMLLVLLADDAFVFMISWELMSVSSYFLVVYQHQHAANRRAAFLYLLMAHIGGLAILLGFGVLAGFGGGFTFGAMRAAELSATWASIAFALAFFGFGMKAGMVPLHAWLPEAHPVAPSHISALMSGVMLKVAIYGLIRFTYDLIGDIQWQWGLVMLVIGSASTLLGVLYAMLRNNLKRLLAYSSIENIGIILSGLGLSMIFIGTGHKILGVIGLIAALYHVLSHALFKGLLFLGAGAIAHATHEYDLNNMGGLIRRMPQTSVFFLIGCMSIAGIPLLNGFVSEWLTFQTALQAPVLESGVLRSIIPVAAAVLALSAALAAACFVKVYGVAFLGQARSRHAARAREVDFGMRAAMGLLAFLCVVFGIFPSTVISIIDAVPNLLLGAGPPSATAQGWLWLTPISPKVASYSAPLVFVAIIIFALISYLVLRRRAVDIRRGPAWDCGFGSLNSRMQYTGTAFSMPIQRIFAPVWDLKEEIEETKNSAQPLRTEGMRHQMQALDRSWSRVYEPIGRLVLLAARRIGRIQTGSIHTYLAYSFFTLILLLWVVT, translated from the coding sequence TTGTCGCCTCTAACACTCGCCTATCTGGCCCTCATCAGCGCCCTGGCCTCCGGGATCATCGCGTTGGGAGCGGACCGTTACCCCGCCCTGTTGCGCTATGGCTCATCCATTCTGCTCGGCCTGTGCGGTCTGCTGGCGGTCATCACCGGTTTGTGGGCCATGATCGACGAAGCACCCACGAAAGATTTGCTCGCGCTCGGCCTGCCGTGGCTGAAGTGGCACCTGCGACTGGATGCGCTCTCCGGATTTTTCTTTGGCGTCGTCGGGATACTCGTGTTTGCCGTCAGTCTGTTTGCCCCCGGCTACCTGCGCGAATATACCCACCGGAAAAACCAAAACGCACTTTCGGTGCTCGGCCTGTTCACGGGTCTGTTCATCCTGGGCATGCTCCTGGTGCTGCTCGCGGACGACGCTTTTGTCTTCATGATCTCGTGGGAGTTGATGTCGGTCTCGAGTTATTTTCTGGTCGTGTATCAGCATCAGCACGCCGCCAACCGGCGCGCGGCATTTCTGTACCTGCTCATGGCGCACATCGGCGGTCTGGCGATACTTCTGGGTTTCGGCGTGCTCGCCGGTTTTGGCGGCGGGTTTACTTTCGGTGCCATGCGCGCGGCGGAACTTTCCGCCACCTGGGCCTCGATCGCGTTCGCGCTGGCTTTCTTCGGCTTTGGCATGAAGGCCGGCATGGTGCCGCTGCATGCGTGGCTGCCGGAGGCGCATCCGGTGGCGCCCTCGCATATCTCGGCACTGATGAGCGGCGTCATGCTGAAGGTAGCCATCTACGGACTGATCCGTTTCACCTACGATCTGATCGGCGATATTCAGTGGCAGTGGGGCTTGGTCATGCTGGTCATCGGTTCGGCATCCACCCTGCTTGGCGTGCTGTACGCGATGCTGCGCAACAATCTCAAGCGCCTGCTGGCTTACAGCTCGATTGAGAATATCGGCATCATCCTCTCCGGTCTCGGCCTGTCCATGATTTTCATCGGCACCGGCCACAAGATTCTGGGCGTGATTGGATTGATCGCGGCGCTTTATCACGTCCTCAGCCACGCGCTGTTCAAGGGCCTGTTGTTTCTGGGCGCCGGCGCCATCGCGCATGCCACGCATGAATACGATCTCAATAACATGGGCGGCCTGATCCGGCGCATGCCGCAGACGTCGGTCTTTTTCCTGATTGGGTGCATGTCCATTGCCGGCATACCATTGCTCAATGGCTTCGTCTCGGAATGGCTGACGTTCCAGACCGCCTTGCAGGCACCGGTGCTCGAGAGCGGCGTGCTACGCAGCATCATCCCGGTGGCGGCGGCGGTGCTGGCGCTGTCGGCCGCGCTCGCGGCCGCCTGTTTCGTCAAGGTCTACGGCGTCGCCTTCCTGGGGCAGGCGCGCAGCCGCCACGCGGCGCGGGCGCGCGAGGTTGATTTCGGCATGCGCGCCGCCATGGGGTTGCTCGCTTTCTTGTGCGTGGTTTTCGGAATTTTTCCCTCGACGGTGATCAGTATTATCGATGCGGTTCCCAACCTGCTTCTGGGGGCCGGGCCTCCCAGCGCCACGGCGCAGGGCTGGTTGTGGCTCACGCCGATTTCGCCCAAGGTGGCTTCCTACTCCGCGCCGCTGGTGTTCGTGGCCATCATTATATTTGCGTTGATCAGTTATCTGGTGCTGCGCCGGCGCGCGGTGGACATCCGGCGCGGTCCCGCCTGGGACTGCGGTTTCGGCTCGCTCAACTCGCGCATGCAGTATACCGGCACCGCCTTTTCCATGCCGATCCAGCGCATCTTCGCGCCGGTCTGGGACTTGAAAGAGGAAATCGAGGAAACGAAAAATTCCGCGCAACCATTGCGCACCGAGGGCATGCGCCATCAGATGCAGGCGCTGGACCGGTCCTGGTCGCGCGTCTATGAGCCGATTGGCCGCCTCGTGCTGCTGGCGGCGCGCCGCATCGGCCGCATCCAGACCGGCAGCATTCACACCTATCTCGCGTATTCCTTCTTTACGCTGATCCTGCTGTTGTGGGTGGTGACATGA
- a CDS encoding NADH-quinone oxidoreductase subunit H, whose amino-acid sequence MISWLLALAQTLLFIAMAPFLLGWIKRVKCHMQNRAAPSLWQPYRDLAKLFRKHVVMAEQASWIFRATPYIVFGATVLCAAVVPLVAVNLPTAAIADVIVLVAFFSLARFFTALAGMDVGTAFGGMGSSRDMMIGALAEPVLLMAVFTMAMTASTTNLSEATTYTLNSGLVLRPSYIFAMLGLMMVAVAETGRVPVDNPATHLELTMVHEAMILEYSGRHLALIEWAGQIKLMIYMVLIANIFFPWGIATELEANDLAVGLVAIAGKLVLLGVVLVTWETVMAKMRLFRVPQFLGFAFLLSLLGMLTHVVLETGG is encoded by the coding sequence ATGATTAGCTGGCTGCTGGCACTTGCCCAAACGCTTTTGTTCATCGCCATGGCGCCGTTCCTGCTTGGCTGGATCAAGCGCGTCAAATGCCACATGCAGAACCGCGCGGCGCCGTCGCTGTGGCAGCCCTACCGCGACCTCGCCAAACTGTTCCGCAAGCACGTGGTGATGGCGGAGCAGGCCTCGTGGATCTTCCGCGCCACGCCCTACATCGTGTTCGGCGCCACCGTGCTCTGCGCCGCCGTGGTGCCGCTGGTGGCGGTGAACCTGCCAACGGCTGCCATTGCCGACGTCATTGTGCTGGTGGCTTTCTTTTCGCTGGCGCGCTTTTTCACGGCGCTGGCCGGCATGGACGTCGGCACCGCCTTTGGTGGCATGGGCTCCTCGCGTGACATGATGATTGGCGCGCTCGCCGAACCTGTCTTGCTGATGGCGGTGTTCACGATGGCGATGACGGCCTCCACCACCAACCTGTCGGAGGCCACGACGTACACGTTGAACAGCGGATTGGTCCTGCGGCCTTCGTATATCTTCGCGATGCTGGGGCTGATGATGGTGGCGGTGGCGGAAACCGGGCGCGTGCCGGTGGACAACCCGGCCACGCACCTGGAGCTGACCATGGTGCATGAGGCCATGATCCTGGAATACAGCGGCCGCCATCTGGCGCTGATCGAATGGGCCGGCCAGATCAAGCTGATGATTTACATGGTGCTCATTGCCAATATCTTTTTCCCCTGGGGCATCGCCACTGAGTTGGAGGCGAACGACCTTGCCGTGGGCCTGGTCGCCATCGCCGGGAAGCTCGTATTGCTCGGCGTCGTGCTCGTTACCTGGGAAACCGTGATGGCCAAGATGCGTTTGTTCCGCGTACCACAGTTTCTGGGCTTCGCGTTCCTGCTGAGCCTGCTCGGCATGCTGACGCACGTTGTGTTAGAGACGGGAGGCTGA
- a CDS encoding hydrogenase 4 subunit F — translation MTAVWLILLIPLVGIVLMALIGHTRVAGWFNVTMSAVSFVVSVWLALIVYADGPLLSPSRMLYIDAFNVYLVTLTAFVGLTTAIFSRPYMQHEVETRQISKGRMRLYHSMYQGFMFAMLAALTTNNVGILWVAMEGATLATVLLVSLYRTPEAVEAAWKYFILCGVGIAQALFGTVLLFFAAERVVTVRDDALLWNVLYSSAAQLEPTVLTLSFVFLLVGYGTKVGLVPLHNWLPDAHSEGPTPMSAILSGLLLNVALYALVRVKMIVDGSLQNHLAGYLMMAFGLLSFTVACLFLHRQRDIKRMFSYSSIEHMGLMTFAFGIGGPIATFGALLHMTVHSLTKSAIFVTVGHAAQIAGTQSIEKIRGLIRTQPTVGWGLLIGTMAIAGFPPFGVFTSEFLVLVATMKSWPWLTVPLLVGLAVAFAGLFRHIHPMVYGDQPEGQVPVKANMLPVMIQLGLVLWLGIAIPVFLSKWFEQATVLISGSSPL, via the coding sequence ATGACGGCGGTGTGGCTGATCCTGCTGATTCCTCTTGTCGGCATCGTCTTGATGGCGCTCATTGGCCATACCCGCGTGGCCGGCTGGTTCAACGTCACCATGTCCGCCGTGAGTTTTGTGGTTTCGGTGTGGCTGGCGCTGATCGTGTACGCGGATGGGCCGCTGCTGTCCCCGAGCCGCATGCTTTATATCGACGCTTTCAATGTTTACCTTGTCACGCTCACGGCCTTCGTGGGACTGACCACGGCGATCTTCTCGCGTCCCTACATGCAGCACGAAGTTGAAACGCGACAGATCAGCAAGGGCCGCATGCGGTTGTATCACTCCATGTACCAGGGCTTCATGTTCGCCATGCTGGCGGCGCTCACGACTAATAATGTCGGCATCCTGTGGGTGGCGATGGAGGGGGCAACGCTGGCCACCGTGTTACTCGTCTCACTTTACCGCACCCCGGAAGCAGTGGAGGCCGCCTGGAAGTATTTCATACTCTGCGGTGTCGGCATTGCCCAGGCGCTGTTCGGCACGGTGCTGCTGTTTTTCGCGGCAGAGCGTGTCGTGACCGTGCGCGATGACGCACTGCTATGGAATGTGTTGTACAGCTCCGCCGCGCAGCTGGAGCCGACGGTGCTGACACTGTCGTTTGTGTTCCTGCTCGTGGGCTACGGTACCAAGGTGGGCCTGGTGCCGCTCCACAACTGGCTGCCGGACGCGCACTCCGAGGGCCCCACGCCGATGTCGGCAATTCTTTCCGGATTGCTGCTCAATGTCGCGCTGTACGCGCTGGTGCGCGTGAAAATGATCGTTGACGGTTCGCTGCAAAACCATCTGGCGGGATACTTGATGATGGCCTTCGGCCTGCTGTCGTTCACGGTCGCGTGCCTGTTCCTGCATCGCCAGCGCGACATCAAGCGCATGTTCAGCTATTCGTCCATCGAGCACATGGGATTGATGACTTTCGCTTTTGGTATCGGCGGACCGATCGCCACGTTCGGAGCGTTGCTGCACATGACGGTGCACTCGCTTACCAAGTCCGCCATTTTCGTCACGGTTGGTCACGCGGCCCAGATTGCCGGCACCCAGTCCATTGAAAAAATCCGCGGGCTGATCCGCACTCAGCCTACCGTCGGCTGGGGGTTGTTGATCGGCACCATGGCCATCGCCGGGTTTCCGCCGTTTGGAGTGTTTACCAGCGAATTCCTCGTGCTCGTCGCCACCATGAAATCCTGGCCGTGGCTGACCGTGCCGCTGCTCGTGGGGCTGGCGGTGGCATTCGCCGGTTTGTTCCGGCACATCCATCCGATGGTGTACGGCGATCAGCCGGAAGGCCAGGTGCCGGTGAAGGCCAACATGTTGCCGGTGATGATCCAGCTCGGGCTGGTGCTCTGGCTGGGCATCGCCATTCCCGTGTTTCTGTCGAAATGGTTTGAGCAGGCCACGGTGCTGATTTCCGGGAGTTCACCGCTATGA
- a CDS encoding NADH-quinone oxidoreductase subunit C: MTADWLTAFLGRLTTREIQAQEEPAAGLAPAHLLTVQADDWGQFAHEAKNWDCRWVAAWGEDSGDDLIANACFEKDGTYLVARTHVKRATPILPSHTPYFLAADRPERHMQDMFGIAFMDHPDPRRWTRHRAWKESEYPLRKNFPAAGNPLAQTPPNDNYRFLFAHGSGVYEIPVGPVHAGIIEPGHFRFQAVGETVLNLEERLGYVHKGIEKIAEGRDAKGLARLAGRVSGDSTVAHAWAACMAMEKAAGIEVPPRALALRAIMAERERVANHLGDIGAICNDVSFAFAFYQFGRLREVWQRVSRETFGHRFMMDRIVPGGVLSDLDDQASGSMQKQMVSLKKELDGLYNIIDDLPSLEDRLDTTGHLSPETAKAFGALGYVGRASGIPYDVRKDAPYAPYDRLSVEVPVFQDGDVAARVKVRAEEILASFKLIETLIEYLPPGSVRADWKPAPAGAEGLGFTEGFRGEILAYVRFGENGQIARYFPRDTSWLTWPTLEKLIRDNIVPDFPVCNKSVNGSYSGHDL, from the coding sequence ATGACTGCCGACTGGCTGACTGCTTTTCTCGGCAGGCTCACGACGCGGGAGATTCAGGCGCAGGAGGAGCCGGCGGCCGGTTTGGCACCGGCTCACCTGTTGACCGTCCAAGCCGATGACTGGGGACAATTTGCCCATGAGGCTAAAAACTGGGATTGCCGCTGGGTGGCGGCCTGGGGCGAGGACAGCGGGGATGACCTCATCGCCAATGCCTGTTTTGAAAAAGACGGCACCTATCTGGTGGCGCGCACGCACGTCAAGCGCGCGACTCCCATTTTGCCCTCGCACACGCCTTATTTTCTGGCGGCCGATCGCCCCGAGCGCCACATGCAGGACATGTTTGGGATTGCCTTCATGGATCATCCGGATCCGCGCCGTTGGACGCGGCACCGGGCGTGGAAGGAGTCCGAGTATCCGCTACGCAAGAATTTTCCCGCGGCAGGAAATCCGCTTGCCCAGACACCCCCGAACGACAACTACCGCTTCCTTTTCGCGCACGGCAGCGGTGTGTACGAGATTCCCGTTGGCCCGGTGCACGCGGGCATCATCGAGCCGGGACATTTCCGTTTTCAGGCCGTGGGCGAGACCGTGCTCAACCTGGAAGAGCGGCTGGGCTATGTGCACAAAGGTATCGAGAAAATCGCGGAAGGACGCGACGCCAAGGGATTGGCGCGTCTCGCGGGACGCGTTTCCGGTGACTCCACCGTGGCGCACGCCTGGGCCGCCTGCATGGCGATGGAAAAGGCGGCAGGCATCGAAGTGCCGCCGCGGGCGCTGGCGCTGCGCGCCATCATGGCCGAGCGTGAGCGCGTGGCCAATCATCTGGGCGACATCGGTGCGATTTGCAACGACGTTTCATTTGCCTTTGCCTTTTACCAGTTCGGACGCTTGCGCGAAGTCTGGCAGCGCGTATCGCGCGAGACCTTCGGTCATCGCTTCATGATGGACCGTATTGTTCCGGGAGGCGTGCTTTCGGATCTTGACGATCAGGCGTCGGGATCGATGCAAAAGCAGATGGTATCTCTGAAAAAAGAACTCGATGGCCTGTATAACATCATTGACGACTTGCCCTCGCTCGAAGACCGGCTCGATACCACCGGACACCTCAGCCCGGAAACCGCCAAGGCCTTCGGGGCGCTGGGCTACGTGGGACGCGCCAGCGGCATACCGTACGACGTGCGCAAGGATGCGCCGTATGCGCCCTACGACCGTTTGAGCGTCGAGGTGCCGGTATTTCAAGACGGTGACGTCGCCGCGCGTGTCAAGGTGCGGGCAGAGGAAATCCTGGCGTCATTCAAGCTGATTGAAACACTGATCGAATATTTGCCCCCCGGGTCTGTACGCGCTGACTGGAAACCTGCGCCGGCGGGCGCCGAAGGCCTGGGATTCACTGAGGGTTTCCGTGGTGAAATTCTTGCTTACGTGCGCTTCGGCGAAAACGGACAGATCGCGCGCTACTTCCCGCGCGATACGAGCTGGCTGACCTGGCCGACGCTCGAGAAGCTGATACGCGACAACATCGTCCCGGATTTTCCGGTATGCAACAAATCCGTGAACGGCTCTTATTCTGGACACGATTTATAG
- a CDS encoding carboxysome shell carbonic anhydrase domain-containg protein: MDTHNKPIAQRIEWLMEHAHRHAEAFTSSEAFLARQRYLAQHTSAVAALKCMDGRINLSVATHTPLGIIQPFRNLGGMFDLGWPHLGEVLASYVHDKVATGRRVLLLITYHYSKSDKQRGCAGFNFDTEAARAHTYAIKRQVEHVFGANHDTVYPIVCGFETDEDALVLHGTNGEPMDVSRLAARDQEGLRPALEKIFPDMPSQVRFDLEPLVLGNQARIAEVRKLSRTLDVEHREWMICVGRGFDFLHMPNLALIIGPYSPNLAEPISIAGGIIENNMRARRIPDDGFLLLASVPYAEIGVDRARAELKSRFLSKFAADVIRSGHPSLAAKMQVRTAVLDWRSRTLETINAE, translated from the coding sequence ATGGATACCCACAATAAACCCATCGCGCAGCGCATCGAATGGCTGATGGAGCATGCGCACCGGCACGCGGAGGCCTTTACCAGTTCCGAGGCCTTTCTTGCCCGGCAACGCTATCTGGCGCAGCACACGTCGGCGGTGGCGGCGCTCAAGTGCATGGATGGGCGGATAAATCTTTCTGTTGCCACCCATACGCCGCTTGGCATCATCCAGCCTTTTCGCAATCTCGGTGGAATGTTCGATCTCGGTTGGCCCCACCTGGGCGAGGTACTCGCCAGTTATGTGCATGACAAGGTCGCCACCGGGCGCCGCGTGCTGCTGCTCATCACTTATCACTATTCGAAAAGCGACAAACAGCGGGGCTGCGCCGGTTTCAACTTCGACACCGAAGCCGCGCGTGCACATACTTATGCCATCAAGCGTCAGGTCGAGCATGTCTTCGGCGCCAATCACGACACGGTCTATCCGATCGTGTGCGGCTTCGAAACCGACGAGGACGCGCTGGTGCTGCACGGCACCAACGGCGAGCCGATGGATGTGTCACGTCTTGCCGCACGCGACCAGGAGGGTTTGCGCCCGGCGCTGGAAAAAATATTCCCGGATATGCCGAGCCAGGTGCGGTTCGATCTGGAGCCACTGGTGCTCGGCAACCAGGCGCGTATCGCCGAGGTGCGCAAGCTATCGCGCACGCTGGATGTGGAACACCGCGAGTGGATGATCTGCGTCGGGCGCGGCTTCGATTTTTTGCACATGCCCAACCTCGCGCTGATCATTGGCCCTTACAGCCCGAATCTTGCCGAGCCGATCAGCATTGCCGGCGGCATTATCGAGAACAACATGCGCGCGAGGCGGATACCCGACGACGGTTTCCTGCTGCTGGCCTCGGTGCCCTATGCCGAAATCGGCGTGGACCGCGCGCGTGCCGAACTGAAATCGCGTTTTCTTTCGAAGTTCGCCGCCGATGTCATCCGCAGCGGACATCCGTCGCTCGCGGCCAAGATGCAGGTGCGCACCGCCGTGCTTGATTGGCGTTCTCGTACTCTGGAGACTATCAACGCAGAATAG